The stretch of DNA aaaataatgaactatgaataaatTTTCCGTTTCGAATAGATATCCTTTAATGGAATATCATGTTTCCTGCAAGGAATCTTCAACAGGTTTTTTATTCTGATGAGGATTCAACTACTGATCTTCCCAGAATTACTTAATTGCAATCTTTTTAGACCCAAGGATTCAGTCGGACTATTTAGAAGTTCTTGAACCAAAACAATCTTGCTGACAAAGTTATTGGAGTATATAAAATATCTTGCAACGAATCTTCTGAGCGTAACGGCTCATCGTCGTTCAAGACCTGTGAATGAAACAAAAGtgacgaaactgaatcaaaccatATACACGAAACTCACGAAAAACCTTTTGGGACTATTTCGacgcaaatgaaaatgaaaataatagtcaGCGTCGCGTTCGGGGAAAAAAATCCCGTTGCTAACAAAATCGATgaaatgtgaaaacaaacagaattagaatcgatcgcaatcacgatCCTGCAGTAGTATTATTGCGAAtactgttctctgaagttggcctggtgtacgaagcaaagcgtaattGGTTTTTATCATTAACTTccgaaagtttattttttattcattataattTATCACTGGGTAATTTTGAGTACTGTTCATAAATaaatgttatgagtaaatatcaatttaatttaaaaagctGGCATTTCATTAATCAAACCATGTTTTTAAAAGATTTTGCTATGCTATGCTAGCTagctaatgagctattttgttatgatttatgttGTGTTAATAAGAAATTgtggatttttttccatatccgatatccggccggatagcaaatattgaccGTGTCGACAGCAAAGAAGAGCGGGATCACTGAGTAACCACTTCAGGGTAAGTATGCAGTACATAGGTAAGTTTTCTTCCTGGTAACACTCTCCGAAAAGGCGACGCAGTAGATAAGAGTTCTTCGATCCAGGTAAGCGTACACActtttattctatttatttttcattgcaGGTAAGTCTAACTAAtttatttcttcatttctttccaggttcaATTCACTacattttatatttaattttcaGGTAATTCACTACATTTTAACTCCTATTCATTATTCCAGGTAAATTTCTTTTAATAACTATTTCAACAAATAAATATAACTGTGTCACGTCATCTAGCAGGCCGTCTCCATCAAAACACCGAAAGGTAAAAGAGAGCGCTGCATTCGATCTAATACCTTTTTATAGATGTCCATTGCCGGAAGTCAActagtttttattttcttgattttgGTTTTATGGTTTCGCTTGACTGTCGGAAATTCCCTTGCAAGCGTTGGTGGCTATTTCTCATAGATGGCTCTGCATTTGTTCATCAAACAgaccggataggccggatatcCATTTCGTCTCTAGTATCAATGTTTATGTTGTAGTTTATATGTTTGAATTACTTTATCTCCAAACGGCCTCTGAATTTTGATCTTGAAACATGTTTAAAGTTATTCTTAAAGTTAAAAGAATGCCTTAATAATACCAAGTGGAAATCCCGCTCAAAAATATGCATGCGTATTTTATAAGAGAAATTGTCGTGAACTGTAATACAAAATAATCCATACATTGCTTTCCcacaagttttttttactaaaaaaaattaaataaatccaGGTAAAAGCAACACgaatcgataaacatatttccTGAAAGGTTTCAATCAGCTAAATGTACCGATTGGTGTCATTGTTTACCTTTATGAAATGTCCATTAAATACAAATCCAACCGCGTATCGATATGCGTCGGATAGGATATTTCCAGAACTGAATGAATTAATTCAACTTTATTGATTAATTCCGTTATCCAGATTGAGATCCAAAATGAAAACTGGACATTTATTTTAATAAGTTTTAATGTTCAAATGCTTTATTTCTTTCCTTTTCAACTAGGCCAGTACTTCTTTTAAAAATGTGAAACATAACATTCTTGAGTTTAGATAGGACATATTCACAAAACATTGAGAAAAAGACCAATGCTACCCCATTTACGGTACTTATTTGTTTAAAAACTTACTAGTAAcatttatttcaaataatttacaCTCAAATAAGAAATCTTGAAAAGTTACGTTACATCGAGGATGCTTTCGATCGAGGgtgccttatatcgaggtatgactgtACTGCCTATGCACTGTTTTTGCTTCATGTCAACAGacgatgtcgacactgtacccttgatattgaaaaattttcgagGTTATGATAATGCAAGCCCCTCAATGCATCCGAGTAATCGTCGCAAAACCAAATTCGGCCACTCTAAGCTAAATTAATCCCAGCAAACCGTGGCGATTGTGTgtcactagaaaaaaaaaaaagatcaaaaaaGATCAGCGGAATGTCGCTGGACATGTTGGACGAAACCGAACGAACCGTCGTGAGTCGGCTAATCAACGAAACCCTGGTCAAGATGAAAATTATCGCCTGGAATTCGACGAGGCGTACCCCAATCGGTGATATGCTCCAGAAGACAATCTCCGCTTTGGAAAATTTTCATCCGACTGCAGATGAACGCATCACGAGGGATTCCAAACCGAAGCATTCGAGAAAAGGGGACCGACAAAGGACGACCTCGGAACTGAAAAAGAAAGTGACTGCTGTGCAGCGTTCTTGGCATGATGAGCAACATAAGCATGACGTATACAATTATGATTGACTTTAGATAAGGGTGACTTTATATCTGCGCATAAATTTTCAGGAGGAAACGCAGCTCGAAACAGCGAAACGTCGCTTCGTCATTAAGTGGGAAGCCGCTCGGCAGGAACAGTTGAGGCAAATATTTGAGTTGCGAAACGAAGAGCTTCGGAAGGAGATGTGTTTGCAAGAATCGGAAATGAAATCTGCGCTGGAGGTTGCCGGAAAGGTAGATGAGTATTACAATTACAGGTCGGATCTAATCGATAGCGAGATGGCCGATTGGATGAGTCGAATGGAAAGTGAGAGGGCACAGTTTAATCCTCGCCTCCAGCAACTTCGTGCTGAGAAAG from Toxorhynchites rutilus septentrionalis strain SRP chromosome 3, ASM2978413v1, whole genome shotgun sequence encodes:
- the LOC129779867 gene encoding dynein regulatory complex protein 9-like — translated: MSLDMLDETERTVVSRLINETLVKMKIIAWNSTRRTPIGDMLQKTISALENFHPTADERITRDSKPKHSRKGDRQRTTSELKKKVTAVQRSWHDEQHKHDEETQLETAKRRFVIKWEAARQEQLRQIFELRNEELRKEMCLQESEMKSALEVAGKVDEYYNYRSDLIDSEMADWMSRMESERAQFNPRLQQLRAEKANWGEMKAEVKRWDQEIEQMEEWEANYNRELKHRQMCEKYVVQLQAWWRGVMVRKGLGRFGKGKKKGKTPKKGKGKGKAKKARK